A genomic region of Zea mays cultivar B73 chromosome 6, Zm-B73-REFERENCE-NAM-5.0, whole genome shotgun sequence contains the following coding sequences:
- the LOC103629406 gene encoding probable receptor-like protein kinase At2g21480, with protein MTRRGTLPLALLLLLAATTTVSGQGRPVTDSGAQTPPTPSSFTPKDNFLIDCGGTAPLTADGKSYKTDAQANHLLSATDAIRVAADDKADVPSPLYATARVFKEEAVYSFPLTVPGWHFIRLYFFPLKGGDVDLASVTFSVVTDDNVLLHSFTPGDKPVMKEYLVNATENHLALKFQPLKGSAAFVNAIEVVNAPDELITDSALAVAPLGEITGLVHDAYQVVYRINVGGPAIGPAKDTLGRRWESDAAYVQSKEAVKDVSVPTSTIKFPDGTSRLVAPALVYASAAKMADADVASPNFNLTWKVDVDASFSYLVRLFFADIVSKATNDLYFDVYLSGRKAVSGLDLSTVAGGELAAPYYKDFVVNSSALAGADGKLSVQVGPMGQDTGRVDALLNGVEVLKMSNSVGSLDGEFGVDGQKADDGSGGRKAVAAVGFAMMFGAFAGLGAMVVKWYKRPQDWERRESFSSWLLPIHTGQSFTSGSGGGKSGNTFSSTMGLGRFFSFAEIQAATQNFDEKAIIGVGGFGNVYVGEIDDGTKVAVKRGSAESEQGINEFNTEIQMLSKLRHRHLVSLIGYCDENQEMILVYEYMHNGVFRDHIYGSEGKAPLPWKQRLEICIGAARGLHYLHTGTAQGIIHRDVKTTNILLDDNFVAKVSDFGLSKDGPGMNQLHVSTAVKGSFGYLDPEYFRCQQLTDKSDVYSFGVVLLEALCARPPIDPQLPREQVSLAEWGMQWKRKGLIEKIMDPTLAGTVNPESLAKFAETAEKCLAEFGSDRISMGDVLWNLEYALQLQDANPPEGGDSDGNSDGATAEGGAIVPAGGAVPDASTAAAGELFQQLADMKGR; from the coding sequence ATGACGCGCCGCGGGACGCTCCCGCtggcgctgctgctgctgctggcggCGACAACCACCGTGTCCGGGCAGGGCCGACCCGTGACGGACAGCGGCGCGCAGACGCCGCCCACGCCATCCAGCTTCACGCCCAAGGACAACTTCCTGATCGACTGCGGCGGGACGGCGCCCCTCACCGCCGACGGCAAGTCGTACAAGACTGACGCGCAGGCCAACCACCTGCTCTCCGCCACCGACGCCATCCGCGTGGCCGCCGACGACAAGGCCGACGTGCCCTCGCCGCTGTATGCCACCGCGCGGGTGTTCAAGGAGGAGGCCGTCTACAGCTTTCCGCTCACCGTCCCAGGCTGGCACTTCATCCGCCTCTACTTCTTCCCGCTCAAGGGCGGCGACGTGGACCTCGCGTCGGTGACCTTCAGCGTCGTGACCGACGACAACGTCCTGCTCCACAGCTTCACCCCGGGGGACAAGCCCGTCATGAAGGAGTACCTGGTGAACGCCACCGAGAACCACCTCGCGCTCAAGTTCCAGCCGCTCAAGGGCTCCGCCGCCTTCGTGAACGCCATCGAGGTGGTGAACGCCCCCGACGAGCTCATCACCGACTCGGCGCTGGCCGTCGCGCCCCTGGGCGAGATTACCGGCCTCGTGCACGACGCGTACCAGGTCGTGTACCGGATCAACGTCGGTGGGCCCGCCATCGGCCCCGCCAAGGACACGCTGGGCCGGCGCTGGGAGAGCGACGCGGCGTACGTGCAGTCCAAGGAGGCGGTGAAGGACGTGTCGGTGCCCACCAGCACCATCAAGTTCCCCGACGGCACGTCCCGGCTGGTGGCGCCGGCGCTGGTGTACGCCAGCGCCGCGAAGATGGCGGACGCCGACGTGGCGAGCCCCAACTTCAACCTGACGTGGAAGGTGGACGTGGACGCGTCCTTCAGCTACCTGGTCCGCCTCTTCTTCGCCGACATCGTGAGCAAGGCCACCAACGACCTCTACTTCGACGTGTACCTCAGCGGGCGCAAGGCCGTGTCCGGGCTGGACCTGTCGACGGTGGCCGGCGGCGAGCTGGCGGCGCCCTACTACAAGGACTTcgtggtgaactcgtcggcgctgGCGGGGGCGGACGGCAAGCTGAGCGTCCAGGTCGGGCCCATGGGGCAGGACACGGGGCGGGTGGACGCGCTGCTGAACggcgtggaggtgctgaagatgaGCAACTCCGTGGGCAGCCTGGACGGCGAGTTCGGcgtggacgggcagaaggccgacgACGGCAGCGGCGGGCGCAAGGCGGTGGCGGCCGTCGGGTTCGCCATGATGTTCGGCGCGTTCGCGGGGCTGggcgccatggtggtgaagtggtACAAGCGGCCGCAGGACTGGGAGCGGCGGGAGAGCTTCTCGTCGTGGCTGCTGCCCATCCACACGGGCCAGTCCTTCACctcgggcagcggcggcggcaagaGCGGCAACACCTTCTCGTCCACCATGGGTCTAGGCCGCTTCTTCTCGTTCGCGGAGATCCAGGCGGCCACCCAGAACTTCGACGAGAAGGCGATCATCGGCGTGGGCGGGTTCGGCAACGTGTACGTCGGGGAGATCGACGACGGCACCAAGGTGGCGGTGAAGCGCGGGAGCGCGGAGTCGGAGCAGGGCATCAACGAGTTCAACACGGAGATCCAGATGCTGTCGAAGCTGCGGCACCGGCACCTGGTGTCGCTGATCGGCTACTGCGACGAGAACCAGGAGATGATCCTGGTGTACGAGTACATGCACAACGGCGTGTTCCGGGACCACATCTACGGCAGCGAGGGGAAGGCGCCGCTGCCGTGGAAGCAGAGGCTGGAGATCTGCATcggtgcggcgcgggggctgcacTACCTGCACACGGGCACGGCGCAGGGGATCATCCACCGCGACGTGAAGACCACCAACATCCTGCTGGACGACAACTTCGTGGCCAAGGTGTCGGACTTCGGGCTGTCCAAGGACGGGCCCGGGATGAACCAGCTGCACGTGAGCACCGCCGTGAAGGGCAGCTTCGGGTACCTGGACCCGGAGTACTTCCGGTGCCAGCAGCTGACGGACAAGTCGGACGTGTACTCCTTCGGCGTGGTGCTGCTGGAGGCGCTGTGCGCGCGGCCCCCAATCGACCCGCAGCTGCCCCGCGAGCAGGTCAGCCTGGCGGAGTGGGGCATGCAGTGGAAGCGCAAGGGCCTCATCGAGAAGATCATGGACCCCACGCTCGCCGGCACCGTCAACCCGGAGTCGCTCGCCAAGTTCGCCGAGACCGCCGAGAAGTGCCTCGCCGAGTTCGGCAGTGACCGCATCTCCATGGGCGACGTGCTGTGGAACCTCGAGTATGCGCTGCAGCTGCAGGACGCCAACCCGCCCGAGGGCGGCGACAGCGACGGCAACAGCGACGGTGCCACGGCGGAGGGCGGCGCCATCGTCCCCGCTGGCGGTGCCGTGCCCGACGCGtccaccgccgccgccggggagctCTTCCAGCAGCTCGCCGACATGAAGGGGAGGTGA